In the genome of Gadus morhua chromosome 12, gadMor3.0, whole genome shotgun sequence, one region contains:
- the niban1a gene encoding protein Niban 1a, with protein MGAASSLLDETTTTYIKGQAESELKAFSPFYRNQYSVTHFSRVEDELEQQKQKATQLLKQRESPEAGEVLYEEAVLHFDEGRKWRERYMVVRANYCLECHDSLESFIKGAPARHILLPTGGTVLTTEEKYMAMVDKCFPDSTSNVKEEFAPPLNSMPGQFPVYLRLPYRRDYYFCFRLEARQAGFLSILSACIRHQNQDFLKKKTCEVQAFLKAIQLYRQEKGKYEAWDMMIGSDVRVLANLVMEQLLPTLERDMLPRLKAKKTEKKRMWFATVEASYILVQENLMEGMSSLKKECDATGRQQEVLIHSDMDQIISSRALLEEKLRASVLEPAEGFSAEGVQPYLASVLEELMEPISSGFQEGRGLSEALMDGLCQDLQTNGVTDDLKQKMAQMSRPNLLSCYQRIGSLEEKLPHLQERFGFSNVSSLIHSAQIDLQQLMENAGYTFELMLQKVIQDQPEQAAAAMEKAKHRVLKQYDYDSSTLRKKLFQDALVAITLPHIKKNLAAVCKPELQRLAQSVDVDHAHFVHVENVYESVLLQMLDKEVTKVVKEAASLKKYNLLNDSRDLLSQSSRSNVFGSAPSTPGSPARGGTPITTPSSPGSPARGGTPITTPITSPGSPARGGTPITSPGSPARAGSPITSAPPPEPRPRTPPGPPAPLVPEGLITAPPDGPRTVEQLPGGGAAAEGVALQEVQGVQGVQAAPPPGPEGVRSADDPPSDRPDDRTEDTPLLDADRAPEDPAPIAAAADALIATVTQQVTAVATAAPETTGESDAVPETTTEDSPETEDEPRRSQETPCDAETTEEEPSEPAPPLEDQRLEAEAGAPSSGALMETAGREGGQQGSDSTPSEPVEGGEASTPEEEQQQQQQQQQQQQQEEEEEQVEEEQEEEQEQEEGEVSMSSADPQAEAPDSPPMETPGAPVPSGADGSAGQEADQTVVTTDACPLRATAPQGPVGVSDCELGVMDSIREIRDLVSEVVDVEELLQRYPDGVPREEE; from the exons ATGGGCGCTGCGTCCAGCCTGCTGGATGAAACCACGACCACCTACATCAAAG GCCAAGCTGAGTCTGAACTGAAGGCCTTTAGTCCGTTCTACAGGAACCAGTACTCAGTCACTCACTTCTCCCGTGTGGAAGATGAACTggagcagcagaagcagaaggCCACGCAGCTCCTCAAGCAGAGG gagTCCCCTGAGGCCGGCGAGGTGCTGTATGAGGAGGCCGTGCTCCACTTTGACGAGGGCAGGAAGTGGAGGGAGCGCTACATGGTGGTGCGGGCCAACTACTGCCTGGAGTGCCACGACAGCCTGGAG TCTTTCATCAAAGGTGCACCGGCCCGCCACATCCTTCTGCCTACAGGGGGCACTGTTCTGACCACAGAGGAGAAGTACATGGCCATGGTGGACAAGTGCTTCCCTGACTCCACCAGCA ATGTGAAGGAGGAGTTTGCCCCGCCTCTGAACAGTATGCCAGGGCAGTTCCCAGTTTACCTGCGTCTGCCCTACCGGAGGGACTACTACTTCTGCTTCAGACTGGAGGCCCGGCAGGCCGGCTTCCTGTCCATCCTCTCAGCCTGCATCCGCCACCAGAACCAAG ACTTCCTGAAGAAGAAGACCTGTGAGGTTCAGGCCTTCCTCAAAGCCATCCAGCTCTACCGGCAGGAGAAGGGGAAGTACGAGGCGTGGGACATGATGATAGGCAGTGACGTCAGG gtgctgGCTAACCTGGTGATGGAGCAGCTCCTGCCGACGCTAGAGAGAGACATGCTGCCGCGCCTCAAGGCCAAGAAGACGGAGAAGAAGAGAATGTGGTTCGCT ACGGTGGAGGCCTCGTACATCCTGGTGCAGGAGAACCTGATGGAGGGCATGTCCTCGCTGAAGAAGGAGTGTGACGCCACGGGCCGCCAGCAGGAGGTGCTGATCCACTCGGACATGGACCAGATCATCAGCTCCAGAGCTCTGCTTGAGGAGAAGCTCAGAG CCAGCGTGCTGGAGCCGGCGGAGGGCTTCAGCGCGGAGGGGGTGCAGCCGTACCTGGCCTcagtgctggaggagctgatggagccCATCAGCTCGGGGTTCCAGGAGGGCCGGGGGCTCAGCGAGGCCCTGATGGACGGACTCTGTCAGGACCTGCAGACCAACGGCGTCACGGACGACCTCAAGCAG aagATGGCCCAGATGTCCAGGCCCAACCTGCTCAGCTGTTACCAGAGGATCGGCTCCCTGGAGGAGAAGCTGCCTCACCTCCAGGAGCGCTTTGGCTTCTCCAACGTCAGCAGCCTGATCCACAGCGCGCAGATAGACCTGCAGCAG CTAATGGAGAACGCGGGCTACACCTTTGAGCTGATGCTGCAGAAGGTGATCCAGGACCAGCCGGAGCAGGCGGCCGCCGCCATGGAGAAGGCCAAACACCGAGTGCTGAAG caaTACGACTACGACAGCAGCACGCTCAGGAAGAAGCTGTTCCAGGACGCCCTGGTGGCCATCACCCTGCCCCACATCAAGAAGAACCTGGCCGCCGTCTGCAAGccc GAGCTTCAGCGTCTGGCGCAGTCGGTGGACGTGGACCACGCCCACTTCGTCCACGTGGAGAACGTCTACGAGAGCGTCCTCCTGCAGATGCTGGACAAGGAGGTGACCAAAG tgGTGAAGGAGGCGGCCAGCCTGAAGAAGTACAACCTGCTGAACGACAGCCGGGACCTGCTCAGCCAATCCAGCCGCTCCAATGTCttcggctccgccccctccaccccggGGAGCCCCGCCCGGGGGGggacccccatcaccaccccctccagccCGGGGAGCCCCGCCCGGGGGGggacccccatcaccacccccatcaccagcCCGGGGAGCCCCGCCCGGGGGGGGACCCCCATCACCAGCCCGGGGAGCCCCGCCCGGGCGGGGTCCCCCATCACCTCCGCCCCGCCCCCTGAGCCCCGGCCCAGgaccccccccgggccccctgcTCCTCTGGTCCCTGAAGGCCTCATCACGGCCCCCCCCGACGGCCCCCGCACTGTGGAGCAGCTCCCGGGCGGGGGGGCCGCAGCAGAAGGTGTAGCGCTCCAGGAGGTccagggggtccagggggtccagGCCGCCCCGCCGCCCGGCCCCGAGGGGGTACGGAGCGCAGACGACCCCCCCTCGGACCGGCCTGACGACCGAACCGAAGACACGCCCCTCCTCGACGCCGACCGCGCCCCTGAAGACCCCGCCCCCATCGCCGCCGCAGCAGACGCCCTCATCGCCACGGTGACGCAGCAGGTCACAGCCGTAGCGACGGCCGCTCCGGAGACAACGGGCGAATCAGACGCCGTTCCCGAGACGACCACGGAGGACAGCCCGGAGACGGAGGACGAGCCACGGCGGTCACAGGAGACGCCCTGCGACGCTGAAACCACAGAGGAAGAACCCAGCGAGCCTGCCCCTCCGCTGGAGGACCAACGGCTGGAGGCTGAGGCGggggcgccctctagtggcgcgCTGATGGAAacagcagggagagagggcggcCAGCAGGGGAGTGACTCCACCCCCTCAGAGCCTGTGGAGGGCGGAGAGGCCTCCAcgccggaggaggagcagcagcagcagcagcagcagcagcagcagcagcagcaggaggaggaggaggagcaggtggaggaggagcag gaggaggagcaggagcaggaggaaggtgAGGTCAGCATGAGCTCAGCGGACCCCCAGGCTGAGGCTCCTGACAGCCCCCCCATGGagacccccggggccccggTCCCATCGGGGGCCGACGGCAGCGCCGGCCAGGAGGCTGATCAGACTGTGGTGACGACAGACGCCTGTCCCCTGAGGGCCAcggccccccaggggcccgTGGGCGTGTCCGACTGCGAGCTGGGGGTCATGGACTCCATCAGGGAGATCCGGGACCTGGTGTCAGAGGTGGTGGACGTGGAGGAGCTGCTCCAGCGCTATCCCGACGGCGTTCCCCGGGAGGAGGAATGA